In Pedobacter sp. WC2423, the following are encoded in one genomic region:
- a CDS encoding serine hydrolase domain-containing protein, which yields MFFPKLSYSFLLALTLQTVSVFGQAQFLKKAFPRIDSLLKIKSDKPFNGTIIIAIDGKLAYERQNGSPVPGKKTPFNETDQFVIGSVSKQITAVLVLRELDKHRLNLQDPIKKYLPELTMSWADTVTIHQLLTHTHGITALDEPLAYPAGSKFNYSTIGYQLLGKIAAKTSGKTFPELSNELFILCGMKNTFDPNLKKHQRLVNGYVEKEDGKLHLEKSALEEFTPAATFISTARDLVLWNSALHSGKLLDAATYKLMITPYATRQHVFLGKTDYGYGPTITNTDNLLQTGQTGYIPGFVSMDYYFPQTKTSIIMLQNTAWDLNDLSKTFSYQLQALKILKETLLHH from the coding sequence ATGTTTTTTCCAAAACTGAGTTACTCCTTCCTGCTGGCGTTAACCCTTCAAACTGTTTCCGTCTTCGGACAAGCACAATTTCTGAAAAAGGCCTTTCCACGCATTGATTCCTTACTAAAGATTAAAAGCGACAAACCATTCAATGGCACAATTATCATTGCTATAGATGGCAAATTAGCATACGAACGGCAGAACGGATCTCCTGTACCGGGAAAGAAAACTCCTTTCAATGAAACCGATCAATTTGTGATCGGCTCTGTCAGCAAACAAATCACTGCCGTACTGGTCTTAAGAGAACTGGATAAACACAGGCTAAACCTTCAGGACCCCATAAAGAAATACCTGCCCGAATTAACGATGTCATGGGCAGACACCGTAACTATCCACCAATTACTTACGCATACCCATGGAATCACTGCGCTGGACGAGCCACTGGCCTATCCCGCAGGCTCAAAATTTAACTATTCCACTATTGGCTATCAGCTACTGGGAAAGATTGCAGCAAAAACCTCCGGAAAGACCTTTCCGGAATTATCAAATGAATTATTTATTCTTTGCGGGATGAAAAACACCTTTGATCCCAACCTAAAAAAACACCAAAGACTTGTCAACGGTTATGTCGAAAAAGAAGACGGGAAACTACACCTTGAAAAATCAGCTCTCGAAGAGTTTACGCCCGCTGCGACCTTTATTTCTACTGCCAGGGATTTAGTCCTTTGGAACAGCGCTCTACACTCAGGAAAGCTTCTTGATGCAGCAACCTATAAACTCATGATCACTCCTTATGCGACCAGACAACATGTATTCCTGGGGAAAACAGATTACGGTTACGGCCCTACCATTACCAATACCGACAATCTGCTGCAAACAGGTCAGACAGGCTATATTCCCGGTTTTGTCTCTATGGATTATTATTTCCCACAAACAAAAACCAGCATCATCATGCTGCAAAATACTGCATGGGACTTAAACGACCTCTCCAAAACCTTCAGCTATCAATTACAAGCCCTAAAGATCCTGAAAGAAACCCTGCTTCACCATTAA
- a CDS encoding phage holin family protein: MEEKKEKNIEELFSEAKTYIDTRIEYARLVLIKRSAKVFADLITNAIVGICFVLAFILGTVTLALFLSTLFASYTAGFGCVAVLYLLLAIIVYVTKEKFIEKAIVNFTIRKYFKKLQEDEEDEQKV; the protein is encoded by the coding sequence ATGGAGGAGAAGAAAGAAAAGAATATTGAGGAGCTGTTTTCGGAGGCTAAAACCTACATAGATACCCGGATAGAATACGCACGGCTAGTACTAATTAAAAGGTCTGCTAAAGTATTTGCTGACTTGATTACTAATGCTATTGTGGGTATTTGCTTTGTGCTGGCCTTTATTTTAGGAACAGTTACGCTTGCACTCTTCTTATCTACACTTTTTGCCAGTTATACGGCTGGTTTTGGTTGTGTTGCAGTGCTTTATTTGCTTTTAGCGATTATAGTGTATGTAACTAAAGAGAAATTCATTGAGAAGGCTATTGTCAACTTCACGATCAGAAAATATTTTAAAAAACTACAGGAGGACGAGGAAGATGAGCAAAAAGTATGA
- a CDS encoding YtxH domain-containing protein, whose translation MNDNSKVLIGLLTGLAAGAALGLLFAPEKGSETRDRLNQSLKELGDALKERAADEIDHLTGLKDKVVSSVKNKLHEAEEEFVDDAEHA comes from the coding sequence ATGAACGATAACTCAAAAGTATTAATTGGATTATTAACAGGTTTGGCTGCAGGTGCAGCGTTAGGTTTGCTGTTTGCGCCTGAAAAAGGTAGTGAAACTCGTGACCGTTTAAATCAGTCATTAAAAGAGCTGGGTGATGCATTAAAAGAGAGAGCAGCAGATGAAATTGATCATTTAACTGGTCTGAAAGATAAAGTAGTAAGTTCTGTAAAGAATAAGCTGCATGAAGCTGAAGAAGAATTTGTAGATGATGCGGAACACGCTTAA
- a CDS encoding sigma-54-dependent transcriptional regulator, with protein MKRILIVDDEINIGLLLSKFLTRNGFSVNTATSGVSAQDYLSKDQYDLVLCDYRLEDTDGKEMLIKIKENYPQTGVIIITGYSDIKLAVELIKLGAYDYITKPLYPDEILNTINKAIDTQIALNDTTAEGIRSEVQKAKTSKPVYNQVENFVAGQSQASKELLKQIQLVAPTSYSVILTGESGTGKESVAKAIHLNSPRRDNPFVAMDCGSLTKELAGSEFFGHEKGSFTGALNTKIGHFEMANGGTLFLDEVGNLSYDLQAALLRTVQERKIKRIGSTKEIDLDVRIIVATNENLATAIQRGRFREDLYHRFNEFAINLPPLSMRGKDIMIFAKTFLDFANEELGRNVLGFSKDVEECFLSYNWPGNVRELKNVVRRATLLTESDEIQLKALPLEISTDAKVTAIENTIHRNHEKSRDLKNAASEAEYEAILKVLREVNFNKTKAAKILNIDRKTLYNKMKAINLDT; from the coding sequence ATGAAAAGGATACTAATAGTAGATGATGAAATTAATATAGGTTTATTACTGTCAAAATTCTTAACCAGAAATGGGTTTAGTGTGAATACTGCGACCAGTGGCGTTTCTGCACAAGACTATCTGAGTAAGGATCAGTATGATCTTGTTTTATGTGACTACAGGCTGGAGGATACTGATGGAAAGGAAATGCTCATTAAAATTAAAGAGAATTATCCACAGACCGGCGTGATTATTATTACTGGCTATTCGGATATCAAACTTGCTGTTGAACTGATTAAATTAGGGGCTTACGATTATATTACGAAGCCTTTATATCCGGATGAAATCTTAAATACTATAAATAAAGCTATTGATACACAGATAGCATTAAATGATACTACGGCCGAGGGTATAAGATCTGAAGTACAAAAAGCCAAAACGTCAAAGCCTGTTTATAACCAGGTAGAAAATTTTGTGGCCGGACAGAGCCAGGCTTCAAAGGAGTTGTTAAAGCAGATTCAATTGGTAGCCCCAACATCATATAGTGTAATTTTAACTGGTGAAAGTGGTACTGGAAAAGAGTCTGTAGCAAAAGCTATTCACTTAAACAGTCCAAGAAGAGACAACCCTTTTGTGGCTATGGATTGTGGTTCTTTAACAAAAGAACTGGCAGGAAGTGAGTTTTTTGGACATGAAAAAGGTTCTTTTACTGGTGCATTGAACACGAAAATAGGCCATTTTGAAATGGCAAATGGCGGAACGCTTTTTCTGGATGAAGTAGGAAATTTATCTTATGATTTACAGGCTGCTTTACTGAGAACTGTTCAGGAAAGAAAAATTAAGCGTATCGGTAGCACAAAAGAGATTGATCTTGATGTCCGTATTATTGTGGCAACGAATGAAAATCTGGCTACAGCGATCCAGCGAGGTCGTTTCAGAGAAGATTTATACCACCGTTTTAATGAATTCGCAATTAACCTTCCGCCATTGAGCATGAGGGGAAAAGATATTATGATTTTTGCGAAGACTTTTCTTGACTTCGCCAATGAGGAGCTGGGCAGAAATGTGCTGGGCTTTTCTAAGGATGTGGAAGAGTGTTTTCTGAGCTATAACTGGCCTGGAAATGTGAGGGAACTCAAAAATGTAGTTCGCAGAGCAACATTACTAACAGAATCTGATGAAATTCAGCTTAAAGCACTTCCGCTGGAAATTTCTACAGATGCCAAGGTAACTGCTATTGAAAATACAATTCACAGAAACCATGAGAAGTCCAGGGACTTGAAAAATGCAGCTTCAGAGGCTGAATACGAAGCGATATTGAAAGTACTTCGTGAGGTGAACTTTAACAAGACAAAGGCTGCAAAGATCTTAAATATAGACAGGAAGACTCTTTACAATAAAATGAAGGCGATTAACCTGGATACCTAA
- a CDS encoding enoyl-CoA hydratase/isomerase family protein has protein sequence MSYQNILSEVKANILYVTINRESKLNALNKETLAELADVIAFASRTEEVRGVLLTGAGEKAFVAGADISEFSAYTTEQGEDLARSGQVNVFDAIENSKKPFVAAINGFALGGGLELAMACHIRIAADTAKMGLPEVTLGLIPGYGGTQRLTRLVGKGRATEMITTADMITAERAEKIGLVNHVVPLAELTGKAEEILNKIKQRAPLAIAAAINAVNAAVNEGLNGFEVEIEEFGKCFGTQDFKEGTGAFLEKRRADFKGR, from the coding sequence ATGAGCTATCAGAATATACTATCAGAGGTTAAAGCAAATATACTTTACGTTACGATTAACCGTGAATCCAAATTGAATGCCCTGAATAAGGAAACACTGGCCGAACTGGCAGATGTAATTGCTTTTGCATCCAGAACAGAAGAGGTGAGAGGCGTACTTTTAACTGGCGCTGGTGAGAAAGCATTTGTTGCCGGAGCTGATATTTCAGAATTCTCAGCCTATACTACAGAGCAGGGGGAGGATTTAGCCAGAAGTGGACAAGTCAATGTTTTTGATGCGATAGAAAATAGTAAAAAGCCTTTTGTAGCTGCAATTAATGGCTTCGCTTTAGGCGGGGGATTAGAGTTGGCAATGGCCTGTCATATTCGTATAGCTGCAGATACGGCCAAAATGGGGCTGCCTGAAGTTACTTTAGGCTTGATTCCTGGTTATGGCGGAACACAAAGATTAACCAGGCTTGTAGGAAAAGGAAGAGCTACTGAAATGATTACTACAGCTGATATGATTACTGCGGAAAGGGCAGAGAAAATAGGGTTGGTGAATCACGTAGTACCTCTTGCAGAGCTGACCGGCAAAGCTGAAGAAATCCTCAATAAAATTAAACAACGTGCACCTCTTGCTATTGCAGCGGCAATAAATGCTGTGAATGCAGCTGTAAATGAGGGATTAAACGGTTTTGAGGTCGAAATTGAGGAGTTCGGTAAATGCTTTGGTACACAAGACTTTAAAGAAGGTACAGGAGCCTTTCTGGAAAAAAGGCGCGCAGATTTCAAAGGGCGTTAA
- a CDS encoding cobalamin B12-binding domain-containing protein has product MSKTLNRPIRILVAKVGLDGHDRGAKVIATSLRDAGMEVIYTGLRQTPEMVVNTALQEDVDAIGVSILSGAHMTVFPKIVEFMKQKKLTNVLLTGGGIIPESDMEKLKEIGVGELFAPGTTMVTIVDYIRDWANENRNF; this is encoded by the coding sequence ATGAGCAAAACATTAAATAGGCCAATTCGGATTTTAGTGGCCAAAGTTGGCCTTGACGGTCATGACCGCGGAGCGAAAGTGATCGCAACATCTTTGCGTGATGCTGGTATGGAAGTGATTTATACCGGGTTACGGCAAACACCTGAAATGGTGGTCAACACTGCATTGCAGGAAGATGTGGATGCGATCGGTGTTTCTATCCTATCTGGCGCACATATGACAGTTTTTCCTAAAATTGTGGAGTTCATGAAACAAAAGAAGCTAACCAATGTATTATTAACTGGTGGCGGGATCATCCCCGAATCAGATATGGAAAAACTCAAAGAGATTGGAGTAGGAGAATTATTTGCACCGGGAACAACAATGGTGACCATCGTCGATTATATCCGTGACTGGGCTAACGAAAACAGAAATTTTTAA
- a CDS encoding glutamine--tRNA ligase/YqeY domain fusion protein, which translates to MSEERSLNFIEEIIENDLNSGKYKTLVTRFPPEPNGYLHIGHAKAICLNFGLTQKYGGYTNLRFDDTNPVTEKTEYVDSQQADIRWLGFEWKHELYTSDYFDTLYDFAVKLIENGLAYVDHGTAEEIAALKGTPTEPGTDSPYRSRSVEENLALFSSMKAGELEDGACILRAKIDMSSPNMLMRDPIIYRIKHAAHHRTGNKWCIYPMYDFAHGQSDSIEQITHSICTLEYVSHRELYDWFIAQLGIFPSHQYEFARLNLTYTVMSKRKLLQLVNDGVVTGWDDPRMPTISGLRRRGYTPESIREFCERIGIAKRENLIELSLLEFCVREHLNKTANRVMAVLDPIKLVITNYPEGKEEILIGENNPEAEDKGGLREIPFSNELWIEREDFMEEPAKKWFRLAPGAMVRLKNAYIVKCEDFKKDADGNVTEIHCTYIPESKSGEDTSEIHVKGTIHWVSTKHAKTAEIRVYDRLFSVESPDSEEGDFKDYLHPDSVKVIKEAYIEPYLAGADLESRYQFIRKGYYCLDKDSTADRLVFNQTVGLKDAWAKAKK; encoded by the coding sequence ATGAGTGAGGAAAGATCATTGAACTTTATTGAAGAGATCATTGAAAACGATTTAAATAGTGGAAAGTACAAAACTTTAGTAACACGTTTTCCACCTGAACCTAATGGATATTTACATATCGGTCATGCTAAGGCTATCTGCCTGAATTTCGGATTAACCCAAAAATACGGTGGTTATACCAACCTGAGGTTTGATGATACAAATCCTGTGACCGAAAAAACCGAATATGTAGACAGCCAGCAGGCAGACATCAGGTGGTTAGGTTTTGAATGGAAACATGAATTATATACTTCAGATTATTTTGATACCCTATATGATTTTGCCGTTAAGTTAATAGAAAATGGTCTTGCTTATGTAGATCATGGTACTGCTGAAGAAATTGCGGCCCTGAAAGGTACGCCAACAGAACCAGGTACTGACAGTCCATACCGCAGCCGCAGTGTGGAAGAAAACCTGGCTTTATTCAGCAGCATGAAAGCTGGTGAACTGGAAGACGGAGCTTGTATTCTGCGTGCTAAAATTGATATGTCAAGCCCTAACATGCTGATGCGTGATCCGATTATTTACCGTATCAAACATGCAGCACATCACCGTACAGGCAACAAATGGTGTATTTACCCGATGTACGACTTTGCACATGGCCAGAGTGACAGTATTGAGCAAATTACACACTCTATCTGTACACTTGAATATGTTTCTCACCGTGAGTTATATGATTGGTTTATTGCACAACTGGGCATCTTCCCTTCACACCAGTACGAGTTTGCACGTTTAAACCTTACTTATACAGTAATGAGTAAACGTAAGCTGTTACAATTAGTGAATGATGGAGTAGTGACCGGATGGGATGATCCGCGCATGCCTACAATCAGCGGGCTTAGAAGAAGAGGTTATACACCAGAAAGTATCCGTGAATTCTGTGAAAGAATCGGAATTGCGAAAAGAGAAAACCTGATTGAACTGAGCTTATTGGAATTCTGTGTGCGTGAGCACTTAAATAAAACAGCAAACCGTGTAATGGCAGTTCTTGATCCTATTAAATTAGTGATTACAAACTATCCTGAAGGTAAAGAAGAGATTCTTATTGGAGAGAATAACCCTGAAGCTGAAGATAAAGGTGGCTTAAGAGAGATTCCTTTCAGTAATGAACTTTGGATCGAACGGGAAGATTTCATGGAAGAACCTGCTAAAAAATGGTTCAGATTAGCTCCCGGAGCAATGGTAAGGTTGAAAAACGCTTACATTGTGAAATGTGAAGATTTCAAAAAAGATGCAGATGGAAACGTTACTGAAATTCACTGTACTTACATCCCTGAATCCAAAAGTGGTGAAGATACCAGCGAAATCCATGTGAAAGGAACAATTCACTGGGTAAGTACGAAACATGCTAAAACTGCTGAGATCAGAGTTTATGACCGTTTATTTTCGGTAGAGTCTCCTGATAGCGAAGAAGGTGATTTCAAAGACTACCTGCATCCTGACAGCGTGAAAGTTATCAAAGAAGCTTATATAGAACCTTATCTGGCAGGTGCTGATCTGGAATCAAGATATCAGTTTATCCGTAAAGGATACTATTGCCTGGATAAAGATTCAACAGCAGATCGCCTGGTCTTCAATCAAACTGTTGGTTTGAAAGATGCCTGGGCGAAAGCAAAGAAATAA
- a CDS encoding N-acetylmuramoyl-L-alanine amidase → MRQIFLSKNILLLSIPLFFLAACSTNKYAATNKIYKTQAKGFGDMLTAMPPVNQNIETLPADQQSFVGSVNFGIRKPNFIIIHHTAMTSTEGTIRAFIKKETQTSAHYIVGRDGKVVQMVNDYLRANHAGVAKWGNESDLNSCSLGIELDNNGNEPYSEAQMNSLIALLTSLKKKYNIPASNIIGHSDIAPKRKIDPNKFPWKQLADRGFGLWYDDVLQIPPVEFDPAIALRIIGYDVSNLPAAIVAFKRHFVQADITPVLSDSDKMILYNLYQKY, encoded by the coding sequence ATGAGACAAATCTTTTTAAGTAAAAACATTTTACTGTTAAGTATCCCCCTGTTTTTCCTTGCGGCCTGTTCAACGAACAAGTACGCAGCAACAAATAAGATCTATAAGACCCAGGCTAAAGGGTTTGGCGATATGCTGACAGCCATGCCTCCGGTAAATCAGAATATTGAGACGCTTCCGGCTGATCAGCAGTCATTTGTAGGATCTGTGAATTTTGGTATCCGTAAGCCTAATTTTATTATTATACACCATACAGCGATGACCTCTACAGAGGGAACAATCAGGGCTTTTATCAAGAAGGAAACACAAACCAGTGCACATTACATTGTTGGAAGAGACGGCAAAGTAGTACAAATGGTGAATGATTACCTCCGTGCAAACCATGCTGGTGTTGCTAAATGGGGAAATGAATCTGATCTGAACTCTTGTTCTTTAGGGATCGAACTGGATAACAATGGAAATGAACCCTATTCTGAGGCACAAATGAACAGCCTGATTGCGCTGTTAACCTCGCTGAAGAAAAAATATAATATACCAGCTTCAAATATTATCGGACATTCGGATATTGCACCTAAGCGTAAAATTGATCCTAATAAATTCCCATGGAAACAGCTTGCTGACCGGGGTTTTGGTTTATGGTACGATGATGTGCTTCAAATTCCTCCTGTCGAATTTGATCCGGCCATCGCCCTGCGTATTATTGGTTATGATGTAAGTAACCTGCCAGCGGCAATTGTGGCTTTTAAACGTCATTTTGTACAGGCAGACATCACGCCGGTATTATCTGATAGCGATAAAATGATCTTATATAATCTTTATCAGAAGTACTAA
- a CDS encoding Zn-dependent hydrolase: protein MNKTTKAALFLAGCSIIAGIGSCTNTSGTKTATTTTTDKPNAVKDSLQEYVHNRLDIYETVKLTTNLNVLSANERKILPLLIQAAQIMDELFWKQAYPQRDSLLATLKDEKTKEFIKINYGPWDRLNGDKPFIAGIGAKPEGASFYPAGMTKADLEKSALKDKFNAYSVIQKDSSGKLISVPYHVLYASELQRASSLLKQAALMTEDAGFKKYLNLRADALMNDNFNASDYAWLDMKTNILDIIIGPIENYEDKMFNARTSYEAYVLVKDKVWSKRLAKYVSMLPELQKGLPVAEKYKKEKPGTDSELNAYDVVYYAGDCNSGSKTIAVNLPNDEVIQQKKGTRRSQLKNAMKAKFDKILVPIAAELIDKDQQQYINFDSFFANVMFHEVAHGLGIKNTVTGKGFVKEALKEQSGWLEEGKADILGLYMVTGLLKKGELTGDIKTYYTTFMAGLLRSVRFGASSAHGKANMQCFNFFKEKGAFVRTANGTYKVDFTKFQTAMNDLSNVILTLQGNGDKAAVEKVQKTYAVISPELQADLDRLSKKGIPVDVVFEQGVDVLGVK from the coding sequence ATGAACAAAACTACCAAAGCAGCCTTATTTTTAGCAGGATGCTCGATCATTGCAGGCATAGGATCCTGTACTAACACATCGGGAACCAAGACCGCTACAACGACAACAACAGATAAACCAAATGCAGTCAAAGACAGTTTACAGGAATATGTACACAACAGACTGGATATTTATGAAACGGTTAAATTAACGACTAATCTGAATGTACTGAGTGCGAATGAGCGAAAAATACTTCCTCTGCTGATTCAGGCAGCCCAGATTATGGATGAATTGTTCTGGAAACAAGCTTATCCGCAGCGGGACAGCCTGCTTGCAACGCTGAAAGATGAAAAAACCAAAGAGTTTATCAAAATAAATTATGGCCCATGGGACAGACTGAATGGTGATAAACCATTTATTGCAGGCATTGGAGCTAAACCAGAAGGTGCTTCCTTTTATCCTGCCGGCATGACTAAAGCGGATCTGGAAAAATCTGCCTTAAAAGATAAATTCAACGCATATTCGGTGATTCAAAAGGATTCAAGTGGAAAACTGATCAGCGTTCCTTACCATGTTCTCTATGCATCAGAGCTTCAAAGAGCTTCGAGCTTATTAAAACAAGCGGCATTAATGACTGAGGATGCAGGTTTCAAAAAATACCTGAACCTTAGAGCAGATGCCCTGATGAATGATAATTTTAATGCAAGTGATTATGCCTGGTTAGATATGAAAACCAATATCCTGGATATCATTATCGGCCCTATTGAGAATTACGAAGACAAAATGTTCAATGCGCGTACCTCTTACGAAGCTTATGTTTTAGTAAAGGATAAAGTGTGGAGCAAACGCCTGGCAAAATATGTAAGTATGCTGCCGGAATTACAAAAAGGGCTGCCTGTAGCTGAAAAATATAAAAAAGAAAAACCAGGTACAGATTCAGAATTAAACGCTTATGATGTCGTTTATTATGCTGGTGACTGTAATTCAGGCTCTAAAACGATCGCGGTTAATTTACCGAATGATGAGGTAATTCAGCAGAAAAAAGGTACACGCAGATCGCAATTGAAAAATGCAATGAAGGCTAAATTCGATAAGATCCTGGTCCCGATTGCAGCTGAACTGATTGATAAAGATCAGCAGCAATACATCAATTTTGATTCATTCTTTGCCAATGTAATGTTTCATGAAGTAGCACATGGCCTGGGTATCAAGAACACAGTTACCGGTAAAGGTTTCGTAAAAGAAGCCCTTAAAGAGCAATCTGGATGGCTGGAAGAAGGAAAAGCAGATATATTAGGTCTTTACATGGTTACAGGCCTGCTGAAGAAAGGTGAGTTAACAGGTGATATTAAAACTTATTATACCACATTTATGGCTGGTCTGCTTCGTTCAGTAAGATTTGGCGCGTCAAGTGCACACGGTAAAGCAAACATGCAGTGTTTCAACTTTTTCAAAGAGAAAGGTGCATTTGTAAGAACAGCAAACGGAACCTATAAAGTAGATTTCACCAAATTCCAGACTGCAATGAATGACCTGAGCAACGTCATCCTTACCCTGCAAGGTAATGGAGATAAGGCTGCGGTAGAGAAAGTACAGAAAACCTATGCGGTAATCAGTCCCGAACTGCAGGCAGATTTAGACAGGTTAAGTAAAAAAGGAATCCCGGTTGATGTCGTATTCGAGCAGGGAGTTGATGTATTGGGTGTAAAATAA
- a CDS encoding response regulator has protein sequence MAEQKKVFIFDDNTDILELCTFILEDAGYEIKTSSTSNNIIEQVMAYIPDIIFMDNWLPDVGGIDATRALKSDEKLKNIPVIYFSANNDVMSLADEAGADGYLSKPFDIQELENIILKHLPS, from the coding sequence ATGGCCGAGCAAAAAAAAGTATTCATTTTTGACGATAATACCGACATACTTGAATTATGTACCTTTATTCTGGAAGACGCTGGTTATGAAATCAAAACCTCATCTACCTCGAATAATATCATAGAACAGGTTATGGCCTATATTCCGGATATTATCTTTATGGATAACTGGTTACCTGACGTGGGTGGTATTGATGCCACCAGAGCGTTAAAAAGTGATGAAAAACTAAAGAATATACCCGTTATCTATTTTTCTGCCAACAATGATGTAATGTCTCTGGCAGATGAAGCAGGTGCGGATGGTTATTTGTCTAAACCTTTCGATATTCAGGAACTGGAAAATATCATTTTGAAACACCTTCCTTCCTAA
- a CDS encoding chemotaxis protein CheB, which produces MKACEALIIGGSAGSLDVLLKVLPGLSNALSFPIIIIVHRKNGADSLLPELLSGRTSLIVKEIDEKEPIVAGTIYVAPSDYHTLIEKDKSFSLDYSEKINYSRPAIDVTFQTAAEVYKTKLVCLLLSGSNSDGVNGLISVKAWGGITAIQDPATAQVSYMPQQAAIHAKIDYILRIEDMTEFINLLS; this is translated from the coding sequence ATGAAAGCTTGTGAAGCATTAATTATAGGAGGCTCTGCCGGAAGCCTGGATGTACTGCTGAAAGTACTGCCAGGACTTAGCAACGCGCTTAGTTTTCCTATTATTATCATAGTTCACAGAAAAAATGGGGCAGACTCGCTACTGCCAGAATTACTTTCAGGGCGAACCAGTCTGATTGTGAAAGAAATCGATGAAAAAGAACCTATTGTGGCGGGTACAATTTATGTCGCACCTTCAGATTACCATACGCTGATAGAAAAAGACAAGAGTTTTTCACTCGATTATTCAGAAAAAATAAATTATTCCCGTCCGGCAATAGATGTAACATTTCAAACAGCCGCGGAAGTTTACAAAACTAAATTAGTGTGTTTATTGCTCTCTGGATCTAATTCAGACGGGGTAAATGGATTAATCAGCGTAAAAGCATGGGGTGGAATTACCGCGATTCAGGACCCGGCTACAGCGCAGGTTTCTTACATGCCGCAGCAAGCAGCGATCCATGCTAAAATAGATTACATTTTACGCATTGAAGATATGACAGAATTCATAAATTTGTTGTCCTAA